Proteins co-encoded in one Thermochromatium tepidum ATCC 43061 genomic window:
- the lpxA gene encoding acyl-ACP--UDP-N-acetylglucosamine O-acyltransferase has translation MIHPTAVVDPSAELDSSVEVGPFAIIGAGVEIGAGTWIGPHAVLRGPTRIGRDNRIFQFASVGEDPQDKKYGGELTRLEMGDRNQVREFATLHRGTVQDQGVTRIGDDNLFMAYTHVAHDCRIGNQVILANAASLGGHVEIQDWAILGGFTIVHQFCRIGAHAFCAMGSVLTRDVPPYVVVAGHPAAPHGINTEGLKRRGFSPEVIRIIRRAYRLLYLADLKLDEARARIAALAASVPELQPLVEFIGTTGRGLVR, from the coding sequence TTGATCCACCCTACTGCCGTGGTCGATCCGTCTGCTGAGCTCGATTCCTCGGTCGAGGTTGGCCCCTTTGCCATCATCGGGGCCGGGGTCGAGATCGGCGCTGGCACCTGGATCGGACCCCATGCCGTGCTGCGCGGCCCGACCCGGATCGGGCGCGACAATCGCATCTTTCAGTTTGCCTCGGTCGGTGAGGACCCACAGGACAAGAAATACGGCGGTGAGCTGACCCGGCTGGAGATGGGCGATCGCAATCAGGTGCGCGAGTTCGCGACCCTGCATCGCGGCACAGTCCAAGACCAGGGCGTTACCCGGATCGGCGACGACAACCTATTCATGGCCTATACCCATGTCGCCCACGACTGTCGCATCGGGAACCAGGTGATCCTGGCCAATGCCGCCTCACTGGGCGGGCATGTCGAGATCCAGGACTGGGCCATCCTCGGCGGTTTTACCATCGTGCATCAATTCTGCCGCATCGGTGCGCACGCCTTCTGTGCCATGGGCTCGGTGCTGACACGCGACGTGCCACCCTATGTGGTGGTCGCCGGGCACCCCGCCGCACCGCATGGGATCAACACCGAGGGTTTGAAGCGGCGCGGCTTTTCGCCTGAGGTGATTCGGATCATCCGGCGCGCCTATCGCCTGCTCTATCTGGCCGATCTCAAGCTCGACGAGGCGCGCGCCCGGATCGCCGCCCTGGCCGCTTCGGTACCCGAACTCCAACCCTTGGTGGAGTTCATCGGCACGACCGGACGCGGGTTGGTGCGCTGA
- the lpxB gene encoding lipid-A-disaccharide synthase, with the protein MHPLDPAIPGRPICIGLVANEPSGDLLGAALAQAIRAQYPEVCFIGVAGPRMREVGCETLFDMERLSVMGLTEVLAHLPELLRLRRQLREHFIAHPPAVFIGVDGPDFNLGLERRLRERGIKTVHLVSPTVWAWRAGRVKWIRRAVDRMLCIFPFEEDFLRRHGVPATYVGHPLADEIPLQVDRAEARAALGLSVDVPVIALLPGSRAGEMRRLAAPFIATARRCLQTRPELRFVVPLVNARLRALFEAELQRLDPGLPITLVDGRSRDAIAAADAVLTASGTATLETLLLKRPMVVAYRLHPLTYYLVRWLKLVKVPYIAMANLLAGRALAPEFLQGDCRPERLAPALLAYLDDPERVTEIQTEYDRIHRELRRDAAANAARAVLELLDIQA; encoded by the coding sequence ATGCACCCACTCGATCCAGCCATCCCCGGTCGCCCGATCTGCATTGGATTGGTGGCCAATGAACCCTCGGGCGACCTGCTCGGGGCGGCCTTGGCGCAGGCGATCCGCGCCCAGTATCCAGAGGTGTGCTTCATTGGCGTGGCCGGTCCACGGATGCGTGAGGTCGGCTGTGAGACCCTGTTCGACATGGAGCGGTTGTCGGTCATGGGCCTGACCGAGGTCCTGGCCCATCTGCCCGAACTGCTGCGTCTGCGCCGCCAGCTTCGGGAGCATTTCATCGCCCATCCGCCCGCGGTCTTCATCGGTGTCGATGGGCCCGATTTCAATCTGGGGCTGGAGCGCCGGCTGCGCGAACGCGGGATCAAGACCGTGCATCTGGTCAGTCCGACCGTTTGGGCCTGGCGCGCCGGGCGGGTCAAGTGGATCCGGCGTGCAGTCGACCGGATGCTGTGCATCTTTCCATTCGAGGAAGACTTCCTGCGCCGGCATGGCGTACCGGCGACCTATGTCGGTCATCCGCTGGCCGATGAGATTCCGCTCCAGGTCGATCGTGCCGAGGCGCGTGCGGCGCTTGGACTTTCGGTGGATGTGCCGGTCATCGCCCTGCTGCCTGGGAGCCGCGCTGGCGAGATGCGTCGGCTGGCGGCGCCCTTCATTGCTACGGCGCGGCGCTGTCTTCAGACGCGGCCCGAGCTGCGTTTCGTCGTGCCGCTGGTCAATGCGCGGCTGCGGGCGTTGTTCGAGGCCGAATTGCAGCGACTCGACCCCGGCTTGCCGATCACGCTGGTCGATGGCCGCAGCCGCGACGCCATCGCGGCCGCCGATGCCGTACTCACCGCCTCGGGGACCGCGACGCTGGAGACGCTGCTGCTCAAGCGCCCGATGGTCGTGGCCTATCGGCTACACCCTCTGACCTATTATCTGGTCAGGTGGCTGAAGCTGGTCAAGGTGCCCTATATCGCCATGGCCAATCTGCTCGCCGGACGCGCACTTGCACCCGAGTTCCTGCAAGGGGACTGTCGGCCCGAGCGTCTGGCCCCCGCCCTGCTCGCCTATCTGGACGATCCCGAGCGCGTTACCGAGATCCAGACCGAATATGATCGCATCCATCGTGAATTGCGGCGCGATGCCGCCGCGAACGCGGCACGGGCCGTCTTAGAGCTACTCGACATTCAGGCGTAA
- a CDS encoding OmpH family outer membrane protein gives MATTLLGVATQPVLSADSDYRIAVVDPNRVVEQSPQYEAARDALQREIEERERDLREQQEQIAALQRQLERDGPLMSESEIQRLQNDIRSRTRKVKYARDEFQDYFALRQNELRTKLSRQVQEVVVELAKEQKIDLILSEGLVYSNPRIDISDLVIERLKQEFEKNSGPRADTSAPR, from the coding sequence ATGGCGACCACACTCCTTGGTGTCGCGACCCAACCTGTGCTGTCTGCCGACTCAGACTATCGCATCGCCGTAGTCGATCCCAATCGTGTCGTGGAGCAGTCGCCCCAATACGAGGCCGCGCGCGATGCGCTCCAGCGCGAGATCGAGGAGCGCGAGCGCGATCTGCGCGAACAGCAGGAACAAATCGCGGCCCTGCAACGCCAGCTCGAACGCGACGGACCACTGATGAGCGAGAGTGAGATCCAGCGACTCCAGAATGACATCCGCAGTCGCACGCGCAAGGTCAAATATGCGCGCGATGAGTTTCAGGACTATTTCGCGTTGCGCCAGAACGAGCTGCGAACCAAACTCAGCCGCCAGGTCCAAGAAGTCGTTGTCGAGCTGGCCAAGGAACAAAAGATCGACCTGATCCTGAGCGAAGGTCTGGTCTATTCCAATCCTCGGATCGACATCTCAGATCTAGTGATTGAGCGGCTCAAGCAGGAGTTCGAGAAGAACTCCGGGCCGCGTGCCGACACCTCGGCTCCGCGCTAG
- the rnhB gene encoding ribonuclease HII codes for MDLIAGVDEAGRGPLAGPVCAAAVILDPARPIVGIGDSKKLSPARRERLEPLIREQALAWSIAWASVEEIDRLNILQATLLAMRRAVESLRLRPIKVLIDGNRYPELDIAAEAIVGGDGLVPAIGAASILAKVARDRFMVELDAKCPGYGFAKHKGYPTREHLEAIDRLGPCRWHRYSFAPLVNFDRCG; via the coding sequence ATGGATTTGATCGCTGGCGTCGACGAAGCTGGGCGCGGCCCGCTCGCCGGTCCAGTGTGCGCGGCGGCGGTCATCCTCGATCCAGCGCGCCCGATCGTCGGCATCGGTGACTCCAAGAAACTCAGTCCCGCACGCCGCGAGCGCCTGGAGCCGCTGATCCGGGAACAGGCACTCGCCTGGTCGATCGCCTGGGCCAGTGTCGAGGAGATCGACCGACTCAATATCCTGCAGGCCACGCTGCTAGCCATGCGCCGTGCGGTCGAATCGCTCCGGCTCCGCCCGATCAAGGTGCTGATTGACGGCAATCGCTACCCGGAGCTGGACATCGCGGCCGAGGCCATCGTCGGCGGTGACGGCTTGGTGCCCGCCATCGGTGCGGCCTCCATCCTGGCCAAGGTCGCACGCGACCGCTTCATGGTCGAACTGGACGCCAAGTGCCCTGGCTATGGCTTCGCCAAACACAAGGGCTATCCAACCCGAGAGCATCTCGAGGCCATCGACCGGCTTGGTCCCTGTCGCTGGCACCGATACAGCTTCGCGCCGCTAGTGAATTTTGATCGGTGTGGTTAA
- the ispC gene encoding 1-deoxy-D-xylulose-5-phosphate reductoisomerase, whose amino-acid sequence MIGVTVLGATGSIGVSTLDVLARHPDRFYAVALTANTDAERLAEQCRRHRPKYAVLVDPKAARRLESLLADLPGRPEILSGIAGLEQVSALPEVGYVMAAIVGAAGLRPTLAAARAGKRVLLANKESLVVAGALLMQAVADSGAELLPIDSEHNAIFQCLPPNFSVGLERVGVRRILLTASGGPFRDWPLERLSSVTPEQACAHPTWDMGRKISVDSATMMNKGLEVIEACWLFGTDPDHIQVVVHPQSVIHSLVQYEDGSVLAQLGNPDMRTPIAHAMGWPERIDSGVMPLDLFAVARLDFQAPDFARFPCLRLAFESARVGGTAPVVLNAANEIAVAAFLDRRIDFLDIAAVVEGTLEALPCESVEGQGLEFLLEVDRRAREQAEHLIEARLG is encoded by the coding sequence GGTGGCCCTCACCGCCAACACCGACGCCGAACGTCTGGCCGAACAGTGTCGCCGCCATCGGCCCAAATACGCCGTGTTGGTCGATCCCAAGGCCGCACGGCGTCTCGAATCACTGCTGGCCGACCTGCCCGGGCGCCCCGAGATCCTCAGCGGCATTGCGGGGCTCGAACAGGTCTCGGCCCTGCCCGAGGTGGGCTATGTCATGGCGGCGATCGTCGGGGCGGCGGGTCTGCGCCCGACCCTGGCTGCCGCGCGCGCCGGCAAGCGCGTGTTGCTCGCCAACAAGGAGTCACTGGTCGTCGCCGGGGCGCTCTTGATGCAGGCGGTGGCCGACAGCGGCGCCGAACTGCTCCCGATCGACAGCGAGCACAATGCCATCTTCCAGTGTCTGCCGCCCAACTTCAGCGTCGGTCTGGAGCGGGTCGGGGTGAGGCGCATCCTGCTGACCGCCTCAGGCGGCCCCTTCCGCGACTGGCCACTGGAGCGTCTGTCTTCAGTCACCCCTGAGCAAGCCTGCGCCCATCCGACCTGGGACATGGGGCGCAAGATCTCGGTCGACTCGGCGACCATGATGAACAAGGGGCTCGAAGTGATCGAGGCCTGCTGGCTGTTCGGCACGGATCCGGACCACATCCAGGTCGTGGTGCATCCGCAGAGCGTCATCCACTCGCTGGTCCAGTACGAGGACGGCTCGGTCCTGGCGCAGCTCGGCAACCCCGACATGCGCACTCCGATCGCGCATGCGATGGGCTGGCCCGAGCGGATCGATTCGGGTGTGATGCCGCTTGATCTGTTTGCCGTGGCCCGTCTGGATTTCCAGGCGCCGGACTTCGCGCGCTTCCCCTGTCTGCGCCTGGCCTTCGAGTCGGCACGGGTCGGCGGTACGGCGCCAGTCGTGCTCAACGCGGCCAATGAGATCGCGGTCGCGGCCTTCCTCGATCGGCGCATCGACTTCCTAGACATCGCCGCCGTGGTCGAGGGGACGCTAGAGGCACTACCGTGCGAGTCGGTCGAGGGACAGGGGCTTGAATTCCTGCTCGAGGTCGATCGGCGCGCGCGCGAGCAGGCCGAACATTTGATCGAGGCGCGTCTCGGCTAA
- a CDS encoding integrase core domain-containing protein, whose product MPPKDAQRRLEILRFFDKHGLAATRDAFGVSRRTLYRWQAALKAAGGNPAALAARSCAPKKRRTPNTDPRLVSDIRRLRALYPNLGKAKLHVLLAPWCAREGIISRAPDKRRHPPCRIDRRGRVKPLRRHTKPRTPKQVRTEALEVLACDTLERIRDGMRRYLVTFIDPISHFAFARGLPSKHARHTARALQRRLSLLPHTPKTVLSDSGSEFEADFARLLDERGLQRWYTDPKTPKMNAHAERFNRTIQESFVDDHEDLLYTDLALFNRKLADWRVFYNAQRPHHALGQQAPLSFLLKNQPDCQRYWTHTKA is encoded by the coding sequence ATGCCCCCCAAAGATGCCCAGCGACGACTGGAAATCCTGCGCTTCTTCGACAAGCACGGCCTGGCGGCCACCCGTGACGCCTTCGGTGTGTCGCGACGCACCCTCTACCGCTGGCAGGCCGCCCTCAAAGCTGCGGGCGGCAACCCGGCGGCCCTGGCCGCTAGGTCTTGTGCCCCCAAGAAGCGACGAACCCCCAACACCGACCCGCGCCTGGTCAGCGACATCCGGCGGCTACGCGCGCTTTACCCTAACCTCGGCAAGGCCAAGCTCCACGTGCTCCTTGCCCCCTGGTGCGCCCGGGAGGGCATCATCAGCCGCGCCCCCGACAAGAGGCGCCACCCCCCCTGCCGCATCGACCGCCGGGGACGCGTCAAGCCCCTGCGGCGGCACACCAAGCCCAGAACACCCAAGCAGGTCAGGACCGAAGCCCTGGAGGTGCTGGCCTGCGACACGCTCGAGCGCATCCGCGACGGCATGCGCCGCTACCTTGTGACCTTCATCGATCCCATCTCGCACTTTGCCTTCGCCAGGGGCCTGCCCTCCAAGCACGCCCGGCACACCGCCCGCGCCCTCCAGCGCCGCCTGTCGTTGCTGCCTCACACCCCAAAGACCGTGCTGTCCGACAGCGGCAGTGAGTTCGAGGCCGACTTCGCTCGGCTCCTCGATGAGCGCGGCCTCCAACGCTGGTACACCGACCCCAAGACGCCCAAGATGAACGCCCACGCCGAGCGCTTCAATCGCACGATCCAAGAGTCTTTCGTCGACGACCACGAGGACTTGCTCTACACAGACCTGGCGCTCTTCAACCGTAAGCTCGCCGACTGGCGGGTCTTCTACAACGCCCAGCGCCCGCACCACGCCCTTGGCCAGCAAGCTCCGTTATCCTTCCTCCTGAAAAACCAACCCGACTGCCAAAGGTACTGGACTCATACAAAGGCTTGA
- the rseP gene encoding RIP metalloprotease RseP, protein MDIPFSLASFLVALAILITVHEYGHFWAAKRLGVKVLRFSIGFGRPLLAWRLGADRTEYVLAAIPLGGYVKMLDEHEAEAPIPESELDRAFNRQALWKRSAIVVAGPLFNLLFAVLAYWAIFMVGDTELRPIIGTVEPASVAAEAGFRPGDELLAVGERPIQSWENALLALTVAAMDGNDLIVQVRDDTGQVRDRLIPRESVAGLSEEPDLLARLGVTPDRPSLPAVIGEILPGEPAEQAGLQIGDRVIAADGRPIGSWRELVELVRERPEIPIILDVERPDVGLRQIRLIPRALDADGRRVGRIGAGVEARADLMEDYLVRVSHGPIEALGLAFGKTYEMSALMLRVMGRMLIGEASIHNLSGPISIAENAGRTASQGLNAFVKFLAVVSISLGILNLLPIPVLDGGHLMFNLIEWIKGRPLSEEAMIQGQKVGFVLLAVLMTLAFYVDLSRLLG, encoded by the coding sequence ATGGACATCCCCTTCAGCCTCGCCTCCTTTCTGGTTGCCCTGGCAATCCTGATCACCGTGCATGAGTACGGTCACTTCTGGGCGGCCAAACGGCTCGGTGTCAAGGTGCTGCGTTTTTCCATCGGCTTCGGACGGCCGCTCCTCGCCTGGCGCCTCGGGGCCGACCGCACCGAATACGTCCTGGCCGCCATCCCGCTCGGCGGCTATGTCAAGATGCTCGACGAGCACGAGGCCGAAGCGCCGATCCCTGAGTCCGAACTCGATCGCGCCTTCAACCGCCAGGCGCTGTGGAAACGCTCGGCGATCGTGGTCGCAGGTCCGCTGTTCAACCTATTGTTTGCTGTGCTCGCCTACTGGGCGATCTTCATGGTCGGCGACACCGAACTTAGGCCCATCATCGGCACTGTGGAGCCCGCATCGGTCGCCGCCGAGGCTGGGTTTCGGCCCGGCGATGAACTGCTGGCCGTGGGCGAGCGTCCGATCCAGAGTTGGGAGAACGCCCTGCTTGCCCTGACGGTCGCCGCCATGGATGGAAACGACCTGATCGTCCAGGTGCGCGACGACACCGGTCAGGTCCGTGATCGGCTGATCCCGCGCGAATCCGTCGCCGGTCTGAGCGAGGAGCCGGATCTGTTGGCACGCCTCGGCGTCACACCAGACCGCCCGAGCCTCCCGGCCGTGATCGGCGAGATCCTGCCCGGCGAGCCCGCCGAACAGGCCGGCCTACAGATCGGCGATCGGGTGATTGCTGCCGATGGCCGGCCGATCGGCTCCTGGCGCGAGCTGGTGGAGCTGGTGCGCGAACGCCCCGAGATACCGATCATCCTTGATGTCGAGCGCCCGGACGTTGGGCTCCGGCAGATCAGACTCATCCCACGCGCTCTCGACGCCGATGGACGCAGGGTTGGACGCATCGGTGCCGGGGTCGAGGCGCGCGCGGATCTCATGGAAGACTATCTGGTGCGCGTCAGTCACGGCCCGATCGAGGCCCTGGGGCTGGCATTCGGTAAGACCTACGAGATGAGCGCCCTGATGCTGCGCGTCATGGGCCGGATGCTGATCGGCGAGGCCTCGATCCACAACCTGAGCGGCCCGATCAGTATCGCCGAGAACGCCGGACGCACTGCCAGCCAGGGTCTGAACGCCTTCGTCAAGTTCCTGGCCGTCGTCAGCATCAGTCTGGGCATCCTCAACCTGCTGCCGATCCCGGTGCTCGATGGTGGACACCTGATGTTCAATCTCATCGAATGGATCAAGGGCCGCCCGCTCTCCGAGGAGGCCATGATCCAGGGCCAGAAGGTTGGCTTTGTGTTGTTGGCCGTGCTCATGACCCTTGCCTTCTACGTTGACCTGTCGCGACTATTGGGCTAA
- the bamA gene encoding outer membrane protein assembly factor BamA: MRAKTQSFRHGAWRALLLCALAAGAPGTAIAEVFQVTDIRVEGLRRIAPGTVFNYLPIQVGDTVGDDVTGGIIRALYQTGFFDDVRVERDGNVLVIQVRERPAIAEIKISGNKDIETKALETALADIGLKKGRVFNRSVLDRIEQELERQYYARGKYGVVVQSTVSPLERNRVAVNIEIIEGLTARIRQINIIGNKSFPVEELRKQFDLGPTRWNSFYTKNDQYSKQKLAADLESLRSFYLDRGYIKFEVKSTQVSISADKKDIYITVTIDEGQPFRISDIKLAGAPALPAERLFPLIHLKRGEFFSRKLVTESAERISNLLGDEGYAFANVNTIPEIDEEKHEVAVTFFVDAGKRVYVRRVEMQGNTRTRDEVLRREMRQLETAWFSADLVRKSRERLQRLGYFEEVAIETPAVAGSSDQVDVKVKVKEKPAGNLAAGIGFSQSDGILLNASVTQNNFLGTGKRVVVAFNNSSSTTLYQFGYTNPYYTVDGISRGFNLSYRETDYDELVGADYSTDVGVAGVNFGLPITDNSRAGLGFNYQYTDFTAGESEIAQAFAADNGNTFNDFSLIASYTRDTRDKAIFPTRGSLRSLQAEVTVPGSDLNYYRIRYDEQLYIPLTSRYIVALSTNLGYGDSYGETNYLPFFENFYAGGPRSVRGWKANTLGPREVGSDDPVGGNLKLTGSIEFFAPAPVGGKFEKSLRLGAFLDLGNVWSTYDSNLLTYSGFDLGDLRYSTGISLTWLSPVGALSISFAIPLNEKDGDKTQVFQFGFGQIF, encoded by the coding sequence TTGCGCGCTAAAACTCAGTCATTCCGCCATGGCGCCTGGCGAGCGCTCCTGCTCTGCGCCCTTGCCGCTGGCGCGCCTGGCACGGCCATCGCGGAGGTCTTCCAGGTCACCGACATCCGGGTCGAGGGCCTGCGCCGCATCGCCCCGGGCACAGTCTTCAACTATCTGCCGATCCAGGTCGGCGACACCGTCGGTGACGACGTGACGGGCGGCATCATCCGGGCACTCTATCAGACTGGATTCTTTGATGACGTGCGGGTTGAGCGCGACGGCAATGTGCTGGTCATCCAGGTCCGGGAACGACCGGCCATCGCCGAGATCAAGATCAGCGGCAACAAGGACATCGAGACCAAGGCGCTCGAGACCGCACTGGCCGACATCGGACTCAAAAAAGGCCGTGTCTTCAACCGCTCGGTGCTGGACCGCATTGAACAGGAACTGGAGCGGCAGTACTACGCACGCGGCAAGTACGGCGTGGTGGTGCAGTCGACCGTCTCGCCGCTGGAACGTAACCGGGTCGCAGTCAATATCGAGATCATCGAGGGGCTGACGGCGCGCATCAGACAGATCAACATCATCGGTAACAAGTCCTTCCCGGTCGAGGAATTGCGCAAGCAGTTTGATCTGGGACCGACACGTTGGAATTCCTTTTATACCAAGAACGACCAATACTCCAAGCAGAAGCTCGCCGCTGATTTGGAGTCGTTGCGTTCCTTCTATCTCGACCGCGGCTACATCAAGTTCGAAGTCAAGTCGACCCAGGTCTCGATCAGCGCCGACAAGAAGGACATCTATATCACAGTCACCATCGATGAAGGCCAGCCGTTCCGGATCAGCGACATCAAGCTCGCTGGCGCACCCGCGTTGCCGGCCGAACGGCTCTTTCCACTGATCCATCTCAAGCGAGGCGAGTTCTTCTCGCGCAAGCTCGTCACCGAGAGCGCCGAGCGCATCTCCAACCTGCTCGGTGACGAGGGCTATGCCTTCGCCAATGTCAACACCATCCCCGAGATCGACGAAGAGAAACACGAGGTCGCCGTCACCTTCTTCGTCGATGCCGGCAAGCGCGTCTATGTGCGCCGGGTCGAGATGCAGGGTAACACCCGCACCCGCGACGAGGTGCTGCGCCGCGAGATGCGCCAGCTCGAGACCGCCTGGTTCTCAGCCGATCTGGTACGCAAGTCGCGCGAACGCTTGCAGCGTCTGGGCTACTTCGAAGAGGTCGCGATCGAGACGCCGGCCGTTGCTGGGTCCTCCGATCAGGTCGACGTTAAGGTCAAGGTCAAAGAAAAACCCGCCGGCAATCTGGCCGCCGGTATCGGTTTCTCGCAGTCCGACGGCATCCTGCTCAATGCCAGCGTGACTCAGAACAATTTCCTCGGAACCGGCAAGCGCGTGGTGGTTGCCTTCAACAACAGCAGTTCGACCACCCTCTATCAGTTTGGTTACACCAATCCCTATTACACGGTCGATGGCATCAGCCGTGGTTTCAACCTCTCCTATCGCGAGACCGACTACGACGAGCTGGTCGGTGCCGATTACTCCACCGACGTCGGGGTCGCCGGGGTGAACTTCGGTCTGCCCATCACGGACAACAGCCGTGCCGGGCTGGGGTTTAACTATCAATACACCGATTTCACCGCTGGCGAGTCCGAGATCGCCCAGGCGTTCGCTGCCGACAACGGCAATACCTTCAACGACTTCTCGCTCATCGCCAGCTATACACGCGATACACGCGACAAGGCCATTTTTCCAACCCGCGGCTCTTTGCGCAGTCTCCAGGCTGAGGTGACGGTCCCCGGAAGCGATCTCAACTATTATCGGATCCGCTACGATGAGCAGCTCTACATCCCCCTGACCTCGCGCTATATCGTCGCGCTGAGTACCAATCTGGGCTATGGCGACAGCTATGGTGAGACCAACTACCTGCCCTTCTTCGAGAACTTCTATGCCGGTGGTCCGCGCTCGGTACGTGGCTGGAAGGCCAACACGCTCGGTCCGCGCGAGGTCGGCAGCGACGACCCCGTGGGCGGAAACCTCAAGCTCACTGGTAGTATCGAGTTCTTTGCCCCGGCCCCGGTCGGCGGGAAATTCGAGAAATCCCTGCGTCTGGGCGCCTTCCTGGACCTCGGCAACGTCTGGTCCACCTATGACTCGAATCTGCTGACCTACAGTGGCTTCGACCTCGGTGACCTGCGCTACTCGACCGGCATCTCACTGACCTGGCTCTCGCCGGTCGGGGCGCTGTCGATTAGCTTCGCCATTCCGCTCAATGAGAAGGACGGCGACAAGACCCAGGTCTTCCAGTTCGGATTCGGCCAGATCTTCTAG
- the fabZ gene encoding 3-hydroxyacyl-ACP dehydratase FabZ encodes MDGSDPNPQTSDQCAGRSEDVVTTMDIHKVLSLLPHRYPFLLVDRVIDYRVNDYLIALKNVTFNEPFFMGHFPVRPVMPGVLIVEALAQATGLLAMASRPDLIGERSLYYFVGIDQARFKRPVEPGDQLILDVRLGPVRRGIWKFDGEARVDDKLVASAEIMCTARDFEA; translated from the coding sequence ATGGATGGATCAGATCCGAATCCACAGACTTCCGATCAGTGCGCGGGTCGTTCGGAGGACGTCGTGACCACGATGGATATTCATAAGGTGCTAAGCCTTCTGCCACACCGCTATCCCTTTCTTCTGGTCGATCGGGTCATCGACTACAGGGTTAATGATTATCTGATCGCACTCAAGAATGTCACCTTCAACGAACCCTTTTTCATGGGCCACTTCCCGGTGCGCCCAGTCATGCCCGGTGTGCTGATCGTTGAGGCCCTGGCTCAGGCGACCGGACTCTTAGCCATGGCCTCGCGTCCGGACCTGATCGGTGAAAGGTCGCTCTATTACTTCGTCGGTATCGACCAGGCACGCTTCAAGCGTCCGGTTGAACCGGGCGATCAGCTCATCCTGGATGTGCGGTTAGGCCCAGTGCGCCGTGGGATCTGGAAGTTCGACGGCGAGGCGCGCGTCGACGACAAGCTGGTCGCGAGCGCCGAGATCATGTGCACGGCACGGGACTTCGAAGCTTGA
- the lpxD gene encoding UDP-3-O-(3-hydroxymyristoyl)glucosamine N-acyltransferase codes for MQISLGELAARLAVPLRGDGGVMVDHIAPLDNAGPGSLSFLGDPAYRVHLAGTHASAVILKESDAADARVPVLLSENPYLTFARAARLLHPEPEVIGGIHPSAVVDPTASVDPTAWIGPLTVLEAGVVIGPRVFVGPGCILGEGVEVGADSRLTARVTLCSGTRVGARALIHPGAVIGREGFGFAKDGERWVRIPQIGRAVLGDDVEVGANTSVDRGTIGDTVIGHGVKLDNHIQIGHNVVIGDHTAMAANTGISGSTRIGRHCTIAGAVGVAGHLEIGDNVHFTGMAMVTRSFKDPGVYSSGIPAMPNTDWRRNVVRFRHLDDLARRVKQLETLITNMNAIREQEAS; via the coding sequence ATGCAGATCTCTCTCGGTGAACTCGCCGCGCGGCTCGCTGTGCCCCTGCGTGGCGACGGCGGGGTCATGGTCGATCATATCGCCCCACTCGACAACGCCGGACCCGGTAGCCTGAGCTTTCTTGGTGACCCGGCCTATCGTGTCCATCTGGCCGGGACACATGCCTCGGCCGTGATCCTCAAGGAGTCCGACGCGGCCGATGCCCGAGTGCCTGTGCTGCTCAGCGAGAACCCTTATCTGACCTTCGCGCGCGCGGCGCGTCTGCTGCATCCGGAGCCGGAGGTCATCGGCGGTATCCATCCCTCCGCCGTGGTCGACCCGACCGCTTCGGTCGATCCGACCGCTTGGATCGGGCCGCTGACAGTCCTGGAGGCCGGCGTGGTGATCGGTCCACGTGTCTTCGTTGGCCCCGGCTGTATCCTGGGCGAAGGGGTCGAGGTCGGTGCCGATAGCCGCCTTACGGCGCGCGTGACACTCTGTTCAGGGACCCGGGTCGGGGCGCGCGCCCTGATTCATCCAGGGGCGGTGATCGGGCGTGAGGGTTTCGGCTTCGCGAAAGATGGCGAACGCTGGGTACGTATCCCCCAGATCGGGCGTGCTGTACTCGGCGACGATGTCGAGGTCGGCGCCAATACCTCGGTCGACCGCGGCACCATCGGCGATACGGTCATCGGCCACGGGGTCAAACTCGACAACCACATCCAGATCGGACACAACGTCGTCATTGGCGACCACACCGCTATGGCAGCCAACACCGGCATCTCCGGCTCGACCCGCATCGGCCGTCACTGCACCATCGCTGGAGCAGTCGGCGTGGCTGGACATCTAGAGATCGGCGACAACGTTCACTTCACCGGCATGGCCATGGTCACCCGGTCGTTCAAAGACCCTGGTGTCTATAGCAGCGGGATACCAGCCATGCCAAACACGGATTGGCGACGTAATGTGGTGCGTTTCAGACACCTGGATGATCTAGCGCGCCGAGTCAAGCAACTTGAAACCCTTATTACCAATATGAACGCAATACGCGAGCAGGAGGCATCCTAA